From the Theobroma cacao cultivar B97-61/B2 chromosome 2, Criollo_cocoa_genome_V2, whole genome shotgun sequence genome, one window contains:
- the LOC18609450 gene encoding transcription factor bHLH36 — translation MENGVGSSRINRCLIERERRRNMKTLYANLFALLPPQPSKMSVPELVDQATAYVKHLQKKLEKYKQMKVQLEDKRATAYTIRPPVLNIRDLGSNLEVHLITGLNMEFALSDFISILQEEGAEIVSATCHHTGDRAIYTILSQAIYPRIGIATSSVHERLTSLIC, via the exons ATGGAGAATGGCGTTGGATCATCAAGAATCAACCGATGTTTGATTGAGAGAGAGCGAAGGCGGAACATGAAAACTCTCTATGCCAACCTATTTGCTCTCCTTCCTCCCCAACCAAGCAAG ATGTCGGTTCCTGAGCTGGTGGACCAAGCTACCGCGTATGTCAAGCACTTGCAAAAGAAACTGGAGAAATACAAGCAAATGAAGGTGCAATTGGAAGACAAGCGTGCAACAGCTTATACAATTAGACCTCCAGTTCTTAATATAAGAGATTTGGGTTCCAATTTGGAAGTACATTTGATCACAGGGTTGAATATGGAGTTTGCATTATCTGATTTTATCAGTATTCTTCAGGAAGAAGGAGCTGAAATTGTAAGTGCAACTTGCCATCATACAGGAGATAGGGCAATCTATACAATTCTTTCTCAG GCTATCTATCCTAGAATTGGCATTGCAACTTCAAGCGTGCATGAGAGGTTGACGAGTCTaatatgttga